The Oxyura jamaicensis isolate SHBP4307 breed ruddy duck chromosome 9, BPBGC_Ojam_1.0, whole genome shotgun sequence genome includes the window tctgtggGAGGAGGGGACAGTACCTGCCCTGCCCCTCGCTCTCTGTCCAAAGCTCCTCTCTCTAATTCATTTGAATTTACCTCTGAAAGGTGCTGTGCCCCTTGTGCCaactcccccagcagcaggaagggaacaGGCTCCAACTGGCTGCGTTTCGGGGAGCCAGGAAAGCTGGGCTGGagatgggctgcaggaggagatcTGAACAGGCTGGGAAATAGATTTAGGCCATGATCTGGTAGGTTCAGCTCATGTCTGGTGAACAGTGACCATCTCCTTTGTGAACTGTGACCATCTCGCTCTCGCCTCCCTCTGTGATTCGCTTTGAGGACTGTGCGCTGCTGTCCCTTCGACACAGACAGACTGGAAGAGGAGCACTGCTGTGAAGTCCTGAAGGGAAAGTGAAATGCGTCTGTGTACAGTGATGTGCATAAAAGGTTGGTGAGGCTGGTGGTGAGACGGAAGGGTGGGTGATGGCAGTGGCTGCCGGCAGCAGGGGCTGACTGAGATCAATCATTGGCCAAAGTTATTCTCTGCAAAGGCCCAGGAAGGTTAGTGACATTGTTTACGAGCCTGAAGCACTTTGGTTTTGATTGGAAAAGACAGGGCAATTACAGCACCTGTTCCACGAGATCTCTCCCATGAATTTATAGAGCAGGCATCAATGAAATCAAAGCTTGCTGCTCTGCGAGCCTGGGCAAGACATCCACTCTCTGAGGGGAGGGTTCCCCGCAGCTACCAACTTTTTCAGAAAGGCACTGGGACGCAGCTCAGGGACATCAGGGTGGGCCTCAGAGTATTTCTGCAGCTTAGCCAGAACACGAGGGAGCCCAACGGTGGAAGCATAGAACATGGGGCCACCCTTGTGCTTTGGCCACCCGTAGCCGTTGATATAAATGACATCAAGGTGTTCTGGGCCTGAAGCTATTCCTTCAGCCAGGATGTTAAATCCTTCATtgatgagagaaaacaaacaccgCTCCAGGATTTCCTCCTGGTCTATAAAGTGGGTCTTGATCTGATGGGTGTCCCTGTACTCAGACAGGAAGCTCTGAAGCCATGGATCTGGCCTGGCTGTCCTGCCCCCAGCCTTCTCGTACTGATACCAgccttttccagttttctgccCAAACCTGCCTTGCTCACACAGAAGGTCGGGCAGCGGGCTGTAGCGACGGCCGTGCCGCTGGCGGGCAGGTGTTCCTGGAGGCAGTGAGGCCCCAGTGAGGCCCTGGCCCTTTCGAGACCTCCAGCCCACATCCAGCCCGGCGAGATCAGACATTCGGAAAGGTCCTATCTTAAACCCAAAATCTTCAAGAACCTGATCTACATCCTCTGGTCTGCTTCCTTCCTCTAAAAGGAAAACTGCCTGCTGTACATATGGAAACATCATTCGGTTCCcgacaaaaccaaaacaattcCCTACCACCACTCCAACCTTTTTCATCACTTTGGCTAGCTGCATGGCAGTGGCAATGGCAGCTGGGGACGTGTGACGGCCATAGATTATTTCTAACAGCCTCATCACATGAGCAGGGGAGAAGAAGTGTGTGCCAATGACCTGCTGTGGGTGGCTCGTGGCAGAGGCTATTTCATCGATGTTCAGGGCTGATGTGTTTGTACACAGAAAGGCCCCTGGCTTGCAGATCCCTGACAGctttttgaatatttccttcttcagtGCCATGTTCTCAAACACAGCTTCGATAACTAGATCTACATCCCGCAACCCATCAAAGTCCACAGTGAACTGGAGACGCGCAGGGTTATGGAAATCCAGGCTTTGGGCATCCTGCCCCATTTTCATAGCCTCACGTTCCAAAAGGAGCATCACAGCTTTTCTTCCCGTGTTCAGATACTCCACGTCCTGCTCCAGGGCTACCACAGATATGTTGGCCTTAACCAGAGAAGTCACAATGCCTCGGCCCATTGTTCCCAGCCCTAGGGATAAAAGGGAGATAGAATCAGAGACTATGAATAGAAAATGTTACAATCAATCACTTGACAGCAGCACTTCCTCTGGTATCTCCGGAATAAAAGGCAGAAGCCTAAGCAAAATGAATGGtgcacagacagaagaaaagaactGAAGACTCCGAAAAAGGAAGGTGAGGTCTCTCTTTCAGCGAGCCTAAATGTTTgaaaagcaagagcagaaagGCAAGATTACAAAATACCAATGGGATTCACTCCATGAGATTCACATCTTCTCCCTGTGAAGTTTTATACCTATGGAAACCAGCATCGCTTAAGAGTTAGAACCTGGTGAGTGCAGAGAGGAGATCTGAGTTTCTACTTCAACCTTGTTGCCAACTCCTAGCAGCTTCACCCTCAGGATATCAGTGCTTCTCTGGGGCACTCACAGAAGAACATCAGTGCAAGCAAACACACCCTGCAGAGATTCAGACACCAGCAAAGCTCAGACAATTggtttctccctcctccttgcaAGTTTCCTCTTTGtctccttcttctccctctgctcttcaTTGCATAATCTTTGATGCAAACACAAATTCAGCTGCAATTTCTGTAAAGACTCAGAAACTGATCTGCTCTTGATTTTGTCTCTGTCTCATATGTCTCCCATCACCAGTCCAGGCATGGAACTAACAATGTCTTCTTAATCCAGAATTCAACATATCTCACCTCCTTTTTAATCACTTGGGAACATCAATAGCCTTTTGCTTGCTGTTCACACTTCATATTGGACATCTCTGCCCACTAGGAACAAGCCAAGTCGACCAATACAGGCAATTGCTAACTTCTGAAGATTACTGAAGATACAGTCTGCCTTGTCCAACCGTGCAGTTAAAACTCTTGTCCAGAATTCCCATTACTGAACATCCATTTGAGCTGTATTTCTTCCTCCAAGATCCATAAATGTGCTATTACCAGCTCATAATAACATTGGAGGAATAATATTGTGGTGATTACTGGCTCACTCCTTTCCCACCTCCTGAGCCCTTCCGCCAGCTCTGCCCTCTATTACATTAAACGAAGCCGCAGGCTCACACTTCCCTATGATACCCAACCCACGCCACTTACGCTGTTCTCCCCTGATGGAGGTTTTTTGGACTGAGCAAATACAAACTAGTGAGAGAAGGCCAGTGCAATTTTACCAGCTTTAAAAgtgcaaagcatttgaatgGGAGGATTATTAATATCCTAAATAAAGCAACAACTAGACAAAGTCCAGGTTTGTCATAATtctgtaaaaatgatttttttaatcccatGTTTACAAATGAAAGTCTgctaaacaaataaacagaaacaagggGATTAAAAAATTTGTCTAAAGCAGCTTTATAAAGAAGAGCTGAAATTATGTTATCAGTTAAACAAGTTCCAACTCTGAAGGTCAAACGAggtagtttatttttcctgcaagcTACATACCCTTGATTTAGTTCTGTCCATGCTAAACTTGTATGCACAGGGGACATTTGAAACACTCCCTGCTTAGCTTTAAGAACAGGTCTTATAGACATCACTATCTGAATGCTTGCTCATAACCCATTTCACTGCTAAGCAAACGCTGAACTTCCTTTCTAGGAAATTAAATCTTCATGATCAGACACtactaaaattaatttgaaaataaaggtgGAATAACATGAATCAATTCTTAGTATCTCATTGTCCATGGTTTGCTGACTgacaaccaaccaaccaaatagCTCCTTCTGCCTTGCTCAGTTCTCAGAGGCTTGGATGTGTCGGCAGGGTGTTAAAACAgctctttctgtctttgttgAGCTACAAAGACTGCTTTCTTCTCAGACAGTGCCGAGTGTCACCCACCACCTCCTGTACAGCCACCGAGCCTAGCCCTATCTTTAAGGCTCTCTTTCAACTTCATGGTAAAGGGTCTGCAGTTCCACATCCTGGTTCTTCACAGCTCCCTTTTGAATTCTCTTATTCCTTTCCAGGGTGGAGACCTGGGGTTTCTCTTCTTAATTTCCAAGCCGTACTAAAGAAACAGCCTGTACATCCAGGGCCGTAGTAACTCGGGCTTCTCTCGGCTTCAGTTTCCTGACTGAAATCTTAGCAGTTCTCTCACGATGTGAAGAAGCTGCTCCCTCCTAGATCAAAACTCTGGTGTTAGCTGATTCAGCTCTTTGCTTTCGTTCACATGTAGTGTAAGTGCTCCCATCTAGGTTTTCACCGTCCCATGACAGACAGGCGTACATGCCTGTATTCCTGCACTTTCTAGGCCACAGGAGGAGGCTTATGGATAAGACATGAGCTTGCCAAGCTTGTTTCTGACCTAGAAAAGCTGTCTCTCAACTTACTACATAACTCTTCAGTGGCCTGTATGAAATGATGTTTAATGAAGCTGGCAGAGAGAGTAATGAAAGCCCCAAGGGTTTTGTTACATTAGAGCTTGCACAGCATGACTcccctggaaatattttctaaaattggGCTCTAAAACCAAGGAGAGATCTGGCTATTTAGTAGGGAAAGAAGCATTTCTAAGGACTTGCCTTTCAAATTTATAGAGACTCGTGATCTTGGTGAAAAATGTATTAGAGCAGTAAAAAATGGTAGGGAATCACTGGGTCTTGCATAGATAGAAGGTTGTAGAAGAAAGGGAAGTGTTGCATGCTCAGATCAGGTTGTACAGACCAAAACATGGCTAAGAACTACTCCAGGATTTCtaatgtatgttttgttttgttcctcagATGGGCTCTTACTTCCCccaaatcattaaaaaaaaaaaacaaaaaacaaaactatattCTTGTCTTTCATTCAGGGAACTGTTTCCAGAGCTGTGTTCATGCCCAAGGCCCAGCTTTcaaaagaagactgaaatgtGCTTCAGGAAAAGCCCACTGTCTAGCCATCTTGCTTCTGGCCTTTCATTGCAAAATGTAGCTCTGGCATAGAAATAAAGCTACACTTAAACTCCTGAAATTTAAGGCCAAACATggataaaacaaaatcatttgtgGGGCAAGCGGAGTGAATAATGATTGTTAATTATTGCTCTGTCACATCAGGTACtgagaatatgaaaaatgatgCAAAGTTAATtgaaggattttaaaaacaagcttcaaaacaaatgaactcGAAATATGTATAAAACAACTTATGTAGAGTCACACGCACGAGAGAAATACTTATCagtagaaaatattctgaactATAATATTTggactttaaaatgaaaggaattgGAAACAGTACTTTATAAATTGGTAAAAATATACAAGGACTGTTCcaattttcatgttaaaaataacaatgagcAATTGGTGGTGGTGGACTGATGCAGACtggagctgcttctttctctaaACGTTTCAGGGTACGAACTTCAAGCAGAAGTAATGTGGTACTCAAGGCAAGCAGGAAGCTACAGAAAGACTGTGGAAGGGACAGAGGTGAACTCTTTTTCTGGGTGATGAGGAACCAGAGAAGGTGGAAAGAGATGGGAGCCAAGAGCACAGAGCAAGCAGGAGCAAATGAGGTAGGTGGCATCGCCTGTGTCTGAAGACACCCACGGACAGCTAGGCCAAAAGCAGGAGGGATCTtgcccagctgggtgctgcccgTTATCAGTCATTCAGCAAGCAACTCGCAGACAGAGGTAGCTGATGAGAAGCCAGGACTGCACGGCAACAGTCGCCAACTCATCAGCAATGCCATCCATCAAGCATGCCTACAAAAATGACACATAATGCTTGATGCTGAACATCCATTAAGACTTGGTGCCAACTCCCTCTAACAATGTCCTGGTAATACTGGATTGACAGGGGATCCACAAAGCAAGGCTTCCCCAGCATTCGTGACACTGCTTCCATACCCTAAAGTCCTCTGTGCTGGCAGAAAAGCTACTGAAGGAGGAAGATGTCACAGTGATCTGCTCAGTTGCTTCCCATTTTGCAGTGATAACAGACAGAAGAACCAGCATATTGCAAAAGGGTTTTAGTGTGTGAAACAGCACTATTTGGAATTGGGGGCTGCATGACTTCTGACCATCCAAAATGGATGCAAGATCATGCCTTCTTCTCTCCAGGGAAAACAGGGAGACCCTGGATAACCTATAGAGACTCAGTACTTTAAAGGGATGATCACCACTATTTTAAGAGGCGTCTCTAAAGGTTCGTCCCTAAGATTTTGGTTTCTGGTGCTACAAGAACGTGCTAAATATCAAGAATACGGAAATATGAGATGGTACAAGCTGGAGAATGACTTCTTGTTATGGCAGCCTGAGAGAAAACATGTGATGGTGCTGGCATATTCTGAACCCATCTCCAAAGGACTTGCTATTTCTTTGATACCAAAAGGCAAGACATGAAGTCCTtccagaggaaagagaaaaagcccAGTGGGGTGGCAGAAAGAAGTGATGGAAAGCAATGACATTTAGTATGGCATAACATTAAGAGTTAAAAGGAGGTGATCAATGGCTTCCCAAACAGAAGCTGCTTATCAAATGAAGTACAATGTCTACACCTCGCACAATCAAAGCAAGCTATATTGCTTATGGGGGGTTATTGATAGAAACAGTGATTCAGAAAAGGAATTAGGAGTTTTGGCAGGTGTCAAGGCCTTGAGAGGATTGATCAGCTTTAATGACCCTGACCAGTTACACCTGGAGCCTCCACACCacacccagcacccaggggctTCAGAGCCTGATTTAAGCTCAGccctcagcccctgctctcTTCCTGAGCTATGCTGAAGAAGTGCCAGGCTCTGGTTGTGGTCCCTGTTGATCCACACCTCAACTTGCTGATTGGCTTCCACACTTTACCTTGGACCTGCTTCCGTGTGTGAAATTTTGATTGATTGTCTGAATCCTGGCATGATCTCAGAGCCTGTCCTCTTTGCCTCACTCAGGTACTGTAAATAATTGATACAccagagagctgtgctgccatccagagggagaACTGACAGGTACATTATGAAGCTCAACAGGGAGAGATGTAAAGTACTGTGCCCTGGGGGGAATAATCCTATGCACCAGTATGTGGTCGGGGTGACTGGCTGGAAAGCAACAttgcagaaaaggatctgggcTCCTGGTGGGCACCAATTTGACCATGAGCAGCAGTGGGTCTTTGCTGCAAAGGAGGCTGATGGTATACAGGGCTGTATGAGGAGTGATGTCAGCAGGCTGAGGGCAGTGAAttgtcccctctgctcagcactgctgggtCTAGTTCTGGGCTCCTGAGTACAACAGAAACATGGAGAGACTGGAATGAGCCCAATAAAGggtcacaaaaataattaagggaGTGGAATGACTCACATACGGGGAAGGGATGTGAGAGCTGGGACTCTTTCTGCCTAGAGAAGGTGGGAGTGGGGCAGAATCTTGTCAATGTATGCAAAAATCTGAGGGCAAAGTGCAAAGAAGAGGTAACCAGGCTCTTGTCAGTGGAGACTGGTGTCAAGGCAAGAGGCGAAGGGCAGAAACTGAAATGTAGAAGGCTTCATCTGAAtatcaggaaatatttctttgtgcTGTGAGAGTGACTGAGCACTGGTATGAGTTGCCAGAGAGGCTGCGGAGTCTCCATCTGTGGAGATATTTAAGAGCTGTCTTGTCACAGTCCTGGGAAATTGGTTCTAGGTGGCCTTGTTTGAGTATGGGGGCTGGATAGGGTGGCTTGTAGAGGATTCTGGGATTGAGACTCTTCAAGAAAAGTTAGTAATTGTAGTATCCTTTATCAGTCCCTAACAAAGACTGTCCATTAAATTGTTGATTCTATTCACCTGATTGTTCCTACAAAACTTCAGCATAAGCTCTTTCTGCCAAAGAACACTAGAGGACTGATCTGTCTGGGTTTGCTTGCACCCAAGTCACACGATAAATTTGGTGATAATTCATGCCTTATTACCCAAATGACATAACAGCCACAGATCTGCCTCACCAGACCAatgttcaagaaacattttcattaaaaataaagcatggaTTAAGTCAGGGAAGCTAATGAAGAGAAGGGAACTTCGAAAAAGAAGTGTTCCTCTGGTCTGAAATGAGCTTCCAGAGAGCTCCTTACAGGGCACAGGAGGCCTGGAAAGAGCAGTGTTGGTCTGGTGAGCTTTCTCTGAAACAGAATGAATGTTTTCCAAGTGCTCCATTACTCATCTAACCATTTCTGAGTGCTACTATCAACAGGCAGagctgatacttttttttttttttaaatctcagcaGTGCATCgaaggttttatttaaattgctcttataaaaaattaatgaaggCATTATCTTGCTGGGCTACAAAATGGCAAGAGTGGATCCCAGTGAGATGAAATCTTCTTAAAATACAGctgtcaaaacatttttgttttaatatatccCTGAGTGACTCTATGCACATGCATTTCTAATACAGAACTAgaccaggaggaggagaacTTTGTGCAAACCTGCTTCTAACATGGAGCAAAGCCAGGACTCAACATGGCAGTATTTAAAAGGGAACAGACTGCTTATGATCCACAGATGAAGCTGACTCTGAAAGTGGAGGAAGTTTCTCTCCCAAAGAAAGGGGTGGGATTAAGTAGCACTCTATTAGGAAATGACTTGCCATCTGACCTTCCCTGAGCTTACCAGTGCAGTGACAGCTTCTGTCCTTACATGTCACCTATGGGCCTGGGATATCTGTCCTGTGCTGGGTACCAGTGACTGCTAGGGAATTCTGCTTAGGCCTTCTGCCATGAGTAAAGCCCCGCTATACTCATCTCGCTCcctttcagtgctgctgttagCTGCGCAGTCAGGAAATGCAACAGCTTTTCATCCCCTTACCTATCACAGCCGCTCTGCGGATGGGCTGAGGGGAAGCACTTTTCCATGAAGCTCCACTGACCGTTGTCCACCTCTGCACTGCTCTCTCTGCAAAGAAAGCATACTGCAGTGCTTGGGCCTGGCCTGAGGTCAGCAGGATGTTAAACAGCTCCCGTTCCCTCCGGACTCCATCTGCAAAGGGCTGCTCTGTGGCGGCTTTGACTGCTTGGAAGCAGAGCTCTGGAGCCAGGCACCCCCGGGCCTGTTTCTTCACCTTCACGAGAGCCTCACTGAGAAATGCTTCCATGTTGGGCAGCTTTGGAATGGGCTTCAGGCTGATCCTGCGGGTTCCCAAGGGCTGGCCTGTGGgtagaaaaatgcagttataGAACAAAACATTCCACCCTTCCTGGAGGACTACAGATATTCATCTCTCTATGTAGAATGAGAATCTATTAtacctttttcccctcctgctaAGCCCACTGTACTAGGGCTCGCATGGCACAATGATCTGGGTCAGCATTCAAATGTCTGATGCTTCTCTTTAACTTTGTTTGCCTTGACAATGGCAATTTTTCAAGACCCTTCTCCACAGACTTCAACAAAGCaatatttcaatttcaaagACAACTCTCCTTTTCTCAGCTACAGAGTGACTTGACTTCTCCAGTTCTTACTCCCCAGTTCCAGCTGTCGCATTCATAAGGctccttctgttctttctgtgaGCTTCAGTACTAGAGTTTTTCCCCCAGTGTTGCTCAGCACTCTGTGCCCAATTGGCATTGCCGGCCAGATGCATTCCAGCCAGGGTCCTGACCCAGGCATTTATATGAATGACTGGGAAATGCACCCTGACTTCAATTCTTCCCTAACAGCAGGAGCCCCCCTGTTCCCCATGGGACTAGCCAAGAGGATGGCTCACACAGCATGAGTTGGGGAGCAAATGAATAACAAGGAAGAGTTCATGCTTCTGTGTCAGCAAGGGGTGAATCAAGCAGCCACAGAAATACATGAGCCTCATTACAGAAGGAGGTTGCTATGGTAATACCTAGAAAGAATTCTTAATTGAGAGTAGTTAGTTACATTTCAGACACCAAAATACTCTTCAGAAACATAAACCTTGGTGCCTGCTGGGAGATCTCTGATCTGTCCATGTTCAGGCTATTCCTATGTTCTTAGCAGCTTGCCTCACTAAAGACCATGGAGGAACAAGATCAGAAATTCAGGATGCATCTCCTCAACATTCCAACACTTGCACAAAGCCTTTTGTCATCATAGCCACATCCTGATCCATAACCTAACTGTGATGTTATGGCATTGAGCACTGCAGCACTGTCCCCAGGAGCATCCTAGACCACCACCACGGCAGGATGGTGCATGGGCCCCCTTTAGGAGCCCTGTGCTGAGAAGCTCTCTCATGTATAACCTCATTGGCCTGGCTTCTGTTATGAGCTCTGTGTTCCCAGGTGGGGAAACAGGAGCATGTTTCTTTCAAAGGTGGCATATTGCACCcagctttcccttctcttccacCGTCTGACTGAAAATGCCACTGCATCAGCAGAAGATTCAGGAGCAGCAAATCTGGTGCCCCAACATACACAAGGTACTGAAAAGCAGGAATAATGGCAGCACTGTAAGTGTGGTTTTCCAAAGAACGTGTCCTGACTCTACCACTTCCTCCAAGACCAGATGCTTttaagagggggaaaaaaacaaaacaaacaaaacccatgaATTCTCAGGCTGAGTTGGTATTGATTTCCTGAAACAGTGGTCTTCAGAGGTCAGGCTCTTTAACTAAGCCTTTTAGAGAACACAAAAAGATGAACGCTGACTGTGTAAGTAGCTTCCCCTGTAATGTGAGTCCATCAAAATGCTTCCACACTGACAATGAATACAGCTTGGATTTGCCAGTACTGCAGGATTTCAGTCaagatatttctttatttttgaattgtCTTCCctaaatttatgtttttaatatgagAATGCTCTTCATCCATAGTCCTTTATTTAGGACTGAAATAGtgggtttcattttttcaaaaaggaaacCACTGCTTTGTCCTAAAAAGCAAATCCGATGGCTGGAGGACCACTTAGGACAGGACAGACCACGAGACTTCATGTATCTCCCATGTGAGAAGTGAACAGAAATGCTACTGGCAGCCTTTAAACATGGTCTTCAGACAGCAAATTGGACTTGTTAAGCACAAATACTGATGAGGAACGTGAGACAGCTGCTCAGACTGAAAAGTAATTCTCCTCAGGGTCCTGTAATAAAACTCTTATTCAGCTAAGCATTTCTATAGCACCTCCATGCAGCTTCCTTGCTGCTGCAATGCTACTAAGAATCAAAAGTGTACTTATGAACAGAAAGAATGATCTGAATCTAAACCTGGGAAGATGAGATTAGTGCGGGATACCTACAGCTTGGCTTCTGAAATCAAAGAAGCAAGAACATGATGAATGATACTGGATATCAGTGATGTAGAGGAAGGCAG containing:
- the EHHADH gene encoding peroxisomal bifunctional enzyme codes for the protein MAQYARNAAAVAVIRLRNPPVNALSLTVLQALEDGLKRADADPSVKAVMICGENGKFSAGADIQGFSSPKRQGLALGPLVSLIERSEKPVVAAIEGIALGGGLEVALGCHYRIAHVQARMGLPEVTIGLLPGAEGTQRLPRLIGVPAALDLITTGRHIPATEALKLGLVDEVVEENTIEAGIRLANKLIGQPLGTRRISLKPIPKLPNMEAFLSEALVKVKKQARGCLAPELCFQAVKAATEQPFADGVRRERELFNILLTSGQAQALQYAFFAERAVQRWTTVSGASWKSASPQPIRRAAVIGLGTMGRGIVTSLVKANISVVALEQDVEYLNTGRKAVMLLLEREAMKMGQDAQSLDFHNPARLQFTVDFDGLRDVDLVIEAVFENMALKKEIFKKLSGICKPGAFLCTNTSALNIDEIASATSHPQQVIGTHFFSPAHVMRLLEIIYGRHTSPAAIATAMQLAKVMKKVGVVVGNCFGFVGNRMMFPYVQQAVFLLEEGSRPEDVDQVLEDFGFKIGPFRMSDLAGLDVGWRSRKGQGLTGASLPPGTPARQRHGRRYSPLPDLLCEQGRFGQKTGKGWYQYEKAGGRTARPDPWLQSFLSEYRDTHQIKTHFIDQEEILERCLFSLINEGFNILAEGIASGPEHLDVIYINGYGWPKHKGGPMFYASTVGLPRVLAKLQKYSEAHPDVPELRPSAFLKKLVAAGNPPLREWMSCPGSQSSKL